A stretch of Fragaria vesca subsp. vesca unplaced genomic scaffold, FraVesHawaii_1.0 scf0513090, whole genome shotgun sequence DNA encodes these proteins:
- the LOC101302897 gene encoding uncharacterized protein LOC101302897: protein MNPSDPDQDVPPSPWNKIWELDVDGSSNNRLNGARIIITDPEGHSYEYALRFEFKASNNIAEYEALIAGIQLYRELGALHIHIFSDSQLVVNQVAGDFKANQNNLGSYKSPAGTLLQHFTSYKLTQIPRAMNSKADALARLATAPPESTPPDLHIEILDKPSISKAYSKIFAIETPSQPSWMDPYVAFLSNGTLPSNAQEAHRLRHKASLYLLRGGKLYRRGQSCPLLRCLPTAEGHKQDAKAVVQTCLHCHKFADFSRRPSVPLSVIISPVPFSQWGLDFIGRLPTAPGQLKFAIVLVDYNTKWIEEEPLATITTEKVINFLWCNLYCRFGVPQAIITDNGTQFDNETFREFLFEQGTTIFYASPGHPQTNGQVEAINKLIKQNLKKRLEDAKGLWAAKLPEVLWTLRTTPTVATGESPYLLSYGTEAVIPVEMEVPSERVTAYDPETNTAGLHLNMDLLEEHRDRVHLKNVNNK, encoded by the exons ATGAACCCAAGCGACCCAGACCAGGACGTCCCCCCCTCCCCCTGGAACAAAATTTGGGAACTCGACGTTGATGGATCCTCTAACAACAGGCTCAATGGAGCAAGGATAATAATCACAGACCCAGAGGGCCATTCTTATGAATATGCTCTCCGGTTTGAATTCAAAGCGTCCAACAACATAGCTGAATACGAGGCCCTCATAGCCGGCATTCAGCTCTATCGAGAACTCGGAGCCCTGCACATCCACATATTCAGTGATTCTCAACTTGTGGTCAATCAAGTGGCAGGAGACTTCAAAGCCAACCAGAACAACCTGGGATCCTACAAAAGTCCAGCTGGCACCCTCCTACAACACTTCACATCTTACAAGCTCACCCAAATCCCAAGGGCCATGAACTCCAAGGCAGATGCTCTCGCGAGACTCGCCACAGCACCTCCCGAGTCCACGCCACCAGATCTGCACATAGAAATCTTGGACAAACCTAGTATTTCGAAGGCTTATTCAAAAATCTTTGCCATAGAAACACCTAGCCAACCCTCATGGATGGACCCATATGTGGCCTTCCTTTCTAATGGAACCCTGCCCTCGAATGCACAAGAGGCACATCGATTACGCCACAAAGCTTCACTCTACTTGCTTAGAGGAGGGAAGCTATACCGCCGTGGACAGTCATGTCCCCTTTTAAGGTGCTTGCCAACAGCAGAAGGGCACAAA CAAGATGCAAAGGCAGTTGTCCAAACATGCCTTCACTGCCACAAATTTGCAGATTTTTCCCGCCGTCCCTCAGTTCCATTATCTGTCATCATTTCCCCAGTCCCTTTCAGCCAGTGGGGACTCGACTTCATAGGGCGGCTACCCACAGCCCCGGGACAACTCAAATTTGCTATCGTCCTGGTGGACTATAACACCAAATGGATAGAAGAAGAGCCCCTTGCTACAATCACAACCGAAAAAGTGATAAACTTCCTATGGTGTAATTTATACTGCCGGTTTGGGGTACCACAAGCCATCATCACAGATAATGGGACACAATTTGACAATGAGACATTCAGAGAATTCCTCTTTGAGCAAGGCACAACAATCTTCTATGCCTCCCCAGGACACCCCCAAACCAATGGCCAAGTGGAAGCTATAAACAAGCTCATCAAGCAAAACCTGAAGAAACGCCTAGAAGATGCTAAAGGGTTATGGGCTGCCAAGCTTCCGGAAGTCCTCTGGACACTTCGTACTACTCCAACAGTAGCCACAGGGGAATCCCCATACCTCTTATCCTATGGCACCGAGGCAGTGATCCCTGTAGAGATGGAGGTCCCGAGTGAACGTGTCACAGCATATGATCCCGAGACAAACACCGCGGGACTGCATCTCAACATGGACCTTCTCGAGGAGCACCGGGACAGAGTACATCTCAAGAATgtcaacaataaataa
- the LOC101303477 gene encoding uncharacterized protein LOC101303477 produces MDNGTQFDNDTFREFLSKQGTTIFYASPAHPQTKRRVKPLNKLIKQNLKKRLEDAKGLWVAKLPEVLWTLRTILTTATGESPYLLFYGTEAVIPMEIEVPSERVTAYDPEMNVTGLRLNMDLLEERRDKAHLRNVNYK; encoded by the coding sequence ATGGATAATGGGACACAGTTTGATAACGACACCTTCAGAGAATTCCTGTCCAAACAAGGAACCACAATTTTCTATGCCTCCCCAGCACATCCACAGACCAAGCGCCGAGTGAAACCCTTAAACAAGCTCATCAAGCAAAACTTGAAGAAACGCTTGGAAGATGCCAAAGGATTGTGGGTTGCCAAGCTCCCGGAGGTCCTCTGGACACTTCGTACCATCCTAACAACAGCTACAGGTGAATCCCCGTACCTCTTGTTCTATGGCACCGAGGCAGTAATTCCTATGGAAATAGAGGTCCCAAGTGAACGTGTCACGGCATATGATCCCGAGATGAACGTCACGGGATTAAGACTTAACATGGATCTCCTGGAAGAGCGCCGAGACAAGGCACACCTCAGGAATGTCAACTACAAATAG